Proteins encoded by one window of Collimonas fungivorans:
- a CDS encoding type VI secretion system Vgr family protein yields MYPNPSAMLARVGRFNQDRRLVRIKTPLDADLLLVHRMYGSEALSKPFQLTLELLSPYDQLELKQLVGQPVLLTMLTAGDERHFHGFVQEFSRTGSDGGLATYQAQLAPWFSFLDYASNCRVFQDQSVLDIAQEVFSKYGQLADYRFDLIAGRYPKLPYCVQYNESDFTFVSRLLEDAGIYYSFEHSESGHKLVLADDSTQCKPLDGDATVRFQPNQELQASDVLDDWRPRRRVGPSVHSIKSFDFKQPRNPLAVELKNDAPRGTLPQFEHYAYDGAASYGNSSVGEQLTAVRAEEAGWQTKLFEGAGTTRVLEIGRYFDLSGHFEHEDDDQTEHRFMALQVSHDARNNFSSDFSEAQDCMYRVEVSALRRKIPYRPLRETARPRMPGPQTATVVGPKGEEIWHDKYGRVKLQFHWDRLGQFNDQSSCWVRVASPWAGSGMGGVSAPRVGQEVVVDFLDGNPDRPIITGRVYNADNMPPFGQEVSGMRSKTVRGGGFNEVTMHDTGGSELLNMHAQRDMAVTVLNDHNSTVNNNKATKVAVNHSLNVGANQDISVGGNRGATVTGNDTRTVTGTSTATVTGAVTQTYQAGQKRTITAAGYNENITGDYGSTLVGNYSGSTSGNWKRDITGTLTHTVTGAVSDTMHAGREVTVTGTDKRTVTGPVEDGNTGARLLSVTGNMQHEVSGTHSVYSGSDQTITSGSKVDLMVGGAGISIVGSEIIITAGGSIIKINGGGVSINGSKINLNS; encoded by the coding sequence ATGTATCCAAACCCTTCTGCAATGCTGGCCCGGGTAGGCCGCTTCAACCAGGACCGGCGCCTGGTCCGGATCAAGACCCCGTTGGATGCCGACCTGCTGCTGGTGCACCGGATGTACGGCAGCGAAGCGCTGTCCAAGCCGTTCCAGCTGACGCTGGAATTACTGTCGCCGTACGACCAGCTTGAACTCAAGCAACTGGTCGGCCAGCCGGTGCTGCTGACCATGCTGACCGCTGGCGACGAGCGCCATTTCCATGGTTTTGTCCAGGAATTCAGCCGCACCGGCAGTGACGGCGGCCTGGCGACTTACCAGGCGCAGCTGGCGCCGTGGTTTTCCTTCCTCGACTACGCCAGCAACTGCCGCGTGTTCCAGGACCAGTCGGTGCTCGATATCGCCCAGGAAGTATTCAGCAAATACGGCCAGCTGGCCGATTACCGCTTTGACCTGATTGCCGGCCGCTATCCAAAACTGCCGTACTGCGTGCAGTACAACGAATCCGATTTCACCTTCGTCTCGCGCCTGCTGGAGGATGCCGGCATCTACTACAGCTTCGAGCACAGCGAGAGTGGCCACAAGCTGGTGCTGGCCGACGACTCCACCCAGTGCAAGCCGCTGGACGGCGACGCCACCGTGCGTTTTCAGCCCAACCAGGAATTGCAGGCCAGCGACGTGCTGGACGACTGGCGGCCGCGGCGCCGGGTCGGGCCTTCGGTGCACAGCATCAAGAGTTTCGATTTCAAGCAGCCGCGCAATCCGCTCGCGGTCGAACTGAAGAACGATGCGCCGCGCGGCACCCTGCCGCAATTCGAGCATTACGCTTACGATGGCGCGGCCAGCTACGGCAACAGCTCGGTCGGCGAGCAGCTGACTGCGGTGCGCGCCGAGGAAGCCGGCTGGCAAACCAAGCTGTTTGAAGGCGCCGGCACTACCCGGGTGCTGGAGATTGGCCGCTATTTCGACCTCAGCGGCCATTTCGAGCATGAGGACGACGACCAGACCGAACATCGCTTCATGGCGCTGCAGGTCAGCCACGATGCCCGCAACAATTTCTCCAGCGATTTCAGCGAAGCCCAGGATTGCATGTACCGGGTCGAGGTCAGCGCGCTGCGCCGCAAGATTCCGTACAGGCCCTTGCGCGAGACCGCCAGGCCGCGCATGCCGGGGCCGCAGACGGCGACCGTGGTGGGACCGAAAGGCGAGGAGATCTGGCACGACAAATACGGCCGCGTCAAATTGCAGTTCCACTGGGACCGGCTGGGCCAGTTCAACGACCAGAGTTCTTGCTGGGTGCGGGTCGCCAGCCCCTGGGCCGGCAGCGGCATGGGCGGGGTTTCGGCGCCGCGCGTCGGGCAGGAAGTGGTGGTCGATTTCCTCGATGGCAATCCGGACCGGCCGATCATCACCGGCCGCGTCTACAACGCCGACAACATGCCGCCGTTCGGCCAGGAAGTCAGCGGCATGCGCTCCAAGACGGTGCGCGGCGGCGGCTTCAATGAAGTCACCATGCACGACACCGGCGGCAGCGAACTGCTCAACATGCATGCCCAGCGCGACATGGCGGTGACGGTGCTGAACGACCATAACAGCACCGTCAACAACAACAAGGCGACCAAGGTAGCGGTCAACCATAGCCTGAATGTCGGCGCCAACCAGGATATCTCGGTGGGCGGCAACCGCGGCGCCACGGTCACCGGCAACGATACCCGCACCGTCACCGGCACCTCCACCGCCACCGTTACCGGCGCGGTGACGCAGACCTACCAGGCGGGCCAGAAACGCACCATCACTGCCGCCGGTTATAACGAAAACATCACCGGCGACTACGGCAGCACTCTGGTCGGCAACTATAGCGGCAGCACCAGCGGCAACTGGAAAAGAGATATCACCGGCACGCTCACCCATACCGTTACCGGCGCGGTCAGCGACACCATGCATGCCGGCCGCGAAGTGACGGTAACCGGCACCGACAAGCGCACGGTGACCGGCCCGGTAGAAGACGGCAACACAGGCGCGCGCCTGCTGTCGGTGACCGGCAACATGCAGCATGAAGTGTCCGGCACCCACAGCGTGTATTCCGGCTCCGACCAGACAATTACTTCGGGCAGCAAGGTTGACCTGATGGT